A window from Sinorhizobium fredii encodes these proteins:
- a CDS encoding AraC family transcriptional regulator gives MAGGAWATYERRLHHVSAYIYGHLDEELNLDRLSEIACLSPHHWHRIYRAVHGETLAATVKRLRLQRAAAELVQTGLSVEAIARRSGYPNVQSFNRTFRAVYGLPPARYRKEGSHKVFETASMEGNAVMYDVDLRTIEPLTLAGVAHSGSYMGIGEAFETLYATLFARGLLRSEMEMIGIYLDDPELVETDKLRSFACVTINDEGPAEAPLTPQRIDGGNYAVLRHRGPYADMPRAYQWLYGTWLPNSGREIRDSVMFEKYLNNPREVAPTELLTEIYLPLK, from the coding sequence ATGGCGGGCGGTGCATGGGCGACATATGAGAGGCGGCTTCACCACGTCTCGGCCTATATCTACGGGCATCTCGATGAAGAGCTGAATCTCGACCGGCTGTCGGAGATCGCCTGTCTTTCGCCGCACCATTGGCACCGCATCTACAGGGCGGTGCATGGCGAAACCTTGGCGGCGACCGTCAAGCGATTGCGGCTGCAACGGGCAGCGGCAGAACTTGTCCAGACCGGTCTTTCAGTCGAAGCGATCGCGCGACGCTCTGGCTACCCGAATGTTCAATCCTTCAACCGCACCTTCAGGGCCGTCTATGGTCTTCCGCCGGCGCGCTACAGGAAGGAGGGGAGCCACAAGGTGTTTGAAACCGCTTCCATGGAAGGAAATGCTGTCATGTACGATGTTGACTTGAGGACCATAGAGCCTCTGACCCTGGCCGGTGTCGCCCATTCCGGTTCCTATATGGGTATCGGCGAGGCCTTCGAAACGCTTTACGCTACCCTTTTCGCGCGCGGCCTCCTTCGGTCGGAGATGGAGATGATCGGAATTTACCTGGATGACCCGGAACTGGTGGAGACCGACAAGCTCCGATCCTTCGCCTGCGTGACGATCAACGACGAGGGACCGGCCGAAGCGCCACTTACGCCGCAAAGGATCGACGGCGGGAACTATGCCGTGCTGCGGCACAGGGGGCCCTATGCCGACATGCCGAGGGCCTATCAATGGCTCTATGGGACCTGGCTGCCGAATTCCGGCCGCGAGATCCGCGACAGCGTCATGTTCGAGAAGTATCTGAACAACCCGCGCGAAGTGGCCCCGACCGAGCTGCTTACGGAAATCTATCTGCCGCTCAAGTGA
- a CDS encoding SulP family inorganic anion transporter codes for MPDSLIPKTVSVIAEGYGRARLKADALAGLTVSIVALPLSMAIAIASGVTPDRGLYTAIVGGFLVSLLGGSRVQIGGPAGAFIVLVAATGARHGIDGLLLATAMAGLMLVAAGYLRLGQYIKFIPYPVTVGFTAGIAVIIFASQLRDLFGLTLPGSEPGPIVEKIAALARSADTVNRAAVLTATLTVGIILALRRLRPHWPGMLIAIGAASVLVAVLHLPTDTIGTRFGGIPRGLPLPTLPPFSLEKAVAVFPDAVSLALLGAIESLLSAVVADGMTGRRHRSSMELIAQGIANLCSALFGGICVTGTIARTATNVRAGGTSPVSGMLHSVFLLLFMLLAAPLASYIPLASLAGVLAVVAWNMIEKPAFMALLRSSYGDAVVLLATFFIVVFRELTEGIVIGVALGALLFINRMAKGISVGEMKPLELLQSGNRDEEHPVIGDDPETVIYRIAGIFFFGSAATVAAVLDRIADQRRNFILDCSEVPFMDSTAANIIEGTLRKAERLGVRFIIVGANTQVRRALYQHHVRPPRVLMRGSIPAALETIRGEKSA; via the coding sequence ATGCCCGATTCTCTTATCCCAAAAACTGTCAGCGTGATCGCCGAGGGATACGGCCGCGCCAGGCTGAAAGCGGACGCTTTGGCCGGCCTGACCGTCTCCATCGTCGCCCTACCGCTTTCAATGGCCATTGCGATCGCCTCCGGCGTAACACCCGATCGCGGGCTCTATACCGCAATCGTCGGCGGATTTCTCGTTTCGCTCCTCGGCGGCAGCCGGGTCCAGATTGGCGGTCCGGCCGGTGCCTTCATCGTTCTCGTCGCTGCGACCGGCGCCCGGCATGGTATCGACGGCCTGTTGCTTGCGACTGCGATGGCCGGCCTCATGCTCGTTGCGGCCGGCTACTTGCGCCTCGGACAGTACATCAAGTTCATCCCCTACCCCGTCACGGTCGGCTTCACGGCCGGGATTGCTGTGATCATCTTTGCCAGCCAGTTGCGCGACCTTTTCGGGCTGACGTTACCAGGCAGCGAACCGGGGCCGATTGTTGAAAAGATCGCGGCACTCGCTCGGTCCGCCGATACGGTCAATCGGGCCGCGGTGCTGACCGCCACCCTGACCGTCGGCATCATTCTCGCGCTGCGCCGGTTGCGGCCGCATTGGCCCGGAATGCTCATCGCCATCGGCGCCGCATCGGTCCTCGTCGCCGTCCTGCACCTGCCGACGGACACGATCGGCACTCGCTTCGGCGGTATTCCGCGCGGACTGCCGCTTCCGACCTTGCCGCCTTTCTCCCTTGAGAAAGCCGTTGCGGTGTTCCCGGATGCGGTCTCGTTGGCTCTTCTCGGCGCGATCGAGTCACTGCTTTCGGCCGTTGTCGCTGATGGCATGACGGGACGCAGACATCGATCCAGCATGGAGTTGATTGCCCAGGGGATAGCCAATCTGTGTTCGGCGCTCTTCGGCGGCATCTGCGTCACCGGCACCATTGCCCGCACCGCAACCAATGTTCGCGCCGGAGGCACTAGCCCCGTTTCCGGCATGCTGCATTCAGTCTTTCTCCTTCTCTTCATGCTGCTTGCCGCACCGCTAGCAAGCTATATCCCGCTCGCTTCCCTCGCTGGCGTGCTTGCCGTCGTCGCCTGGAACATGATCGAAAAGCCGGCCTTCATGGCGCTCTTGCGGTCGTCCTACGGTGATGCTGTCGTGCTGCTGGCCACCTTTTTCATCGTTGTCTTTCGCGAACTGACAGAGGGGATAGTGATCGGTGTGGCGCTCGGCGCCCTCCTGTTCATCAATCGAATGGCGAAAGGCATCTCAGTCGGTGAAATGAAGCCGCTTGAGCTGCTGCAATCGGGAAATCGCGACGAAGAGCACCCGGTCATTGGCGATGATCCGGAAACGGTGATCTATCGGATTGCAGGCATCTTCTTCTTCGGCTCGGCAGCCACCGTTGCAGCGGTGCTCGATCGGATCGCCGATCAGCGCCGAAACTTCATTCTCGACTGCTCCGAAGTCCCCTTCATGGATTCGACCGCCGCCAACATCATCGAAGGGACGTTGCGCAAGGCGGAGAGGCTCGGCGTGCGCTTCATCATCGTTGGCGCCAATACGCAGGTTCGCCGCGCCCTCTATCAACACCACGTGCGTCCACCGCGTGTCTTGATGCGCGGCTCGATCCCGGCGGCGCTCGAGACCATCCGCGGCGAAAAGAGCGCATGA